One window of the Candidatus Fermentibacter sp. genome contains the following:
- a CDS encoding ATP-binding protein produces the protein MLIERLGEMPAVVLLGPRQTGKTTLAHEVARRTDSIYLDLESEKDRAKLAEPELYLERYTGKLVIIDEIHRMPGLFGVLRGIIDRTRLAGGGRGMYLLLGSASMDLLRQSGETLAGRVSYLELAPFCIGEVGSDAGRMDELWVRGGFPDSFLARSGVASFRWRSDFIRSYLERDIPQLRPRIPAERLRRLWIMLAHDQGGMLNISRLAGNIGVDVRTASHYVDLLADLLLVRRLLPWASNTGKRLRKSPKVYVRDSGLVHALLSIGDREALLSHPVVGQSWEGFVIEQLIESCPAGTQPFFYRTGGGAEIDLLLDLPGGVLWAVEVKRSMAPGPGRGFHSACADLSPTGRFIVYPGSERYPLAEGIDAIPLPVLAGMLSESG, from the coding sequence GTGCTGATCGAGCGGCTGGGCGAGATGCCTGCCGTGGTGCTGCTCGGACCGAGGCAGACCGGCAAGACTACACTCGCTCACGAGGTAGCCCGGAGGACCGACTCGATCTATCTCGATCTCGAATCCGAGAAGGACAGGGCCAAACTGGCCGAGCCCGAACTCTATCTCGAGCGATATACAGGGAAGCTCGTCATCATCGACGAGATACACCGCATGCCCGGGCTCTTCGGCGTACTGAGGGGGATCATCGATCGCACCCGTCTGGCCGGCGGCGGGAGGGGCATGTACCTGCTGCTGGGATCCGCCTCCATGGACCTGCTGAGGCAGTCCGGTGAGACCCTCGCCGGACGCGTGAGCTACCTCGAGCTGGCTCCCTTCTGCATCGGGGAGGTCGGCTCCGACGCCGGGCGGATGGACGAACTCTGGGTGCGGGGAGGGTTCCCCGACAGCTTCCTGGCCAGGAGCGGGGTCGCGAGTTTCAGGTGGAGGAGCGATTTCATCAGGTCCTACCTCGAGAGGGACATCCCGCAGCTGAGGCCCCGGATTCCGGCCGAGAGGCTGAGGAGACTGTGGATCATGCTCGCCCACGACCAGGGCGGCATGCTGAACATCTCCCGGCTTGCAGGGAACATCGGAGTGGATGTGAGGACTGCCTCGCATTACGTGGACCTTCTGGCGGACCTACTCCTAGTGCGCAGGCTCCTGCCCTGGGCGTCCAACACCGGGAAAAGGCTCCGGAAATCCCCCAAGGTCTATGTGAGGGACAGCGGGCTCGTTCATGCCCTGCTGTCGATCGGTGACCGGGAGGCGCTCCTGTCGCATCCGGTGGTCGGGCAGAGCTGGGAGGGATTCGTGATCGAACAGCTCATCGAATCCTGTCCGGCGGGAACGCAGCCATTCTTCTACAGAACCGGGGGAGGTGCCGAGATAGATCTCCTGCTCGACCTGCCCGGAGGTGTCCTCTGGGCTGTCGAAGTGAAGCGGAGCATGGCGCCCGGCCCCGGGCGGGGGTTCCATTCGGCCTGTGCGGATCTCTCGCCCACAGGCAGGTTCATCGTCTATCCAGGATCGGAGAGATACCCCCTGGCGGAGGGAATCGATGCGATCCCGCTCCCGGTCCTGGCAGGGATGCTTTCGGAATCCGGTTGA
- a CDS encoding transcriptional regulator, which translates to MPEGKRGSDEEIRGTLEGVSGLLSHRVRLGICVLLSRHSALSFSRLKELLGETDGSLGAQLRKLEDEGFISARKEFRDRKPVTWYTLTPAGRDGLHSHFDALESLIGRS; encoded by the coding sequence ATGCCTGAGGGGAAGCGCGGATCGGACGAGGAGATCCGCGGCACGCTCGAAGGGGTGAGCGGGCTCCTGTCCCACAGGGTGAGGCTGGGGATATGCGTTCTCCTGTCGCGGCATTCGGCGCTCTCCTTCTCGCGCCTCAAGGAGCTGCTGGGCGAGACTGACGGCAGCCTGGGCGCCCAGCTCAGAAAGCTGGAGGACGAGGGATTCATCTCGGCGCGCAAGGAGTTCCGCGACAGGAAGCCGGTGACGTGGTACACGCTGACGCCGGCAGGACGGGATGGTCTCCACAGCCACTTCGACGCCCTGGAATCCCTCATCGGCCGGTCGTGA
- a CDS encoding T9SS type A sorting domain-containing protein, whose amino-acid sequence MRRILVPVLLLPIASPATTYTQTDWSGGPGVPGPVEDWGTAFQQENHVCWSITGVLHLDTNYVEQSFMPAIPILTGQGSPTAICSSDLTGDGLPDIAGGFWDTSRVILCVNPGITGPWQSIMVDDDAPEPVMLSAADFDGDGDTDLAVSESGADRISWYRNSGSGSAWTENRVGACPDAYSCLAWDPDLDGDADILCTSRAGGWVGWFENAGGAGTSWVLHIIDDTLPGPITAVTGDFDGNAGPDLAVAGTGGIRLAAFTSPGYGRTVIETATLGCTFYGLVAADFDGDGMDDIAAGSVISDEIYCYLGTGSPPSWNPVEVVHKASSCLEARDLDSDGDLDIVSSSAIDNGLVLRLNTGTGTSWAPKPILPIGTGGFFWMTHGDFDGDGYGDLAGSSYSGQALVTMPWGDRAILYSTGSLASSILHVDTSSGEPWFMRFEGSTYLTMRVRSSDDPSEMGSWSAELFMLPGSWESLAGYVDPGDEYVQYLVSPTQNEEWGDPVVTSVSLSDDITGIGGGSEPGCPVIAPANPARGSISLIVASAAEGPASIDIFDISGRLVDTMLEGVLGAGERVITGDSDLPSGCYTVRYSVDGREGTLRIVLLR is encoded by the coding sequence ATGCGCAGAATCCTGGTTCCGGTGCTTCTCCTGCCGATCGCTTCGCCAGCAACGACATACACCCAGACGGACTGGAGCGGCGGCCCCGGCGTCCCCGGGCCGGTAGAGGACTGGGGCACTGCATTCCAGCAGGAGAATCACGTCTGCTGGTCCATCACCGGCGTACTCCACCTGGACACGAACTACGTCGAGCAGAGCTTCATGCCAGCGATCCCCATCCTCACCGGGCAGGGGTCGCCCACCGCGATATGCTCGTCCGACCTCACCGGTGACGGACTGCCCGACATCGCTGGCGGATTCTGGGACACTAGCCGGGTGATCCTGTGCGTGAACCCAGGGATCACGGGCCCCTGGCAGTCGATCATGGTCGATGACGATGCGCCCGAACCCGTCATGCTGTCGGCAGCCGACTTCGACGGCGACGGCGACACCGACCTGGCCGTCTCCGAATCCGGTGCGGACAGGATATCCTGGTATCGGAACTCGGGATCGGGATCGGCATGGACCGAGAACAGGGTGGGGGCCTGCCCCGACGCATACTCGTGCCTCGCCTGGGATCCCGATCTCGACGGCGACGCGGACATCCTCTGCACATCCCGCGCAGGCGGATGGGTGGGATGGTTCGAGAACGCCGGCGGGGCCGGTACCTCCTGGGTCCTCCACATCATCGACGACACCCTCCCCGGTCCGATCACCGCGGTCACCGGCGATTTCGACGGGAACGCCGGGCCCGACCTGGCCGTCGCGGGTACGGGCGGCATCCGGCTCGCCGCATTCACTTCGCCCGGGTACGGCAGGACGGTGATCGAGACCGCGACGCTGGGCTGTACGTTCTACGGTCTCGTCGCGGCCGATTTCGACGGCGACGGGATGGACGACATCGCCGCCGGGTCGGTGATATCCGACGAGATCTACTGTTACCTCGGCACCGGCTCTCCGCCTTCGTGGAACCCCGTCGAAGTCGTGCACAAGGCTTCGAGCTGCCTGGAGGCCAGGGACCTCGACTCTGACGGCGATCTCGACATCGTCTCCTCTTCCGCCATCGACAACGGCCTCGTGCTGAGGTTGAACACCGGGACCGGAACCTCGTGGGCTCCGAAACCCATCCTGCCCATCGGCACCGGCGGGTTCTTCTGGATGACCCATGGTGACTTCGACGGAGACGGTTACGGCGATCTGGCAGGATCGTCCTACTCCGGGCAGGCGCTCGTCACAATGCCGTGGGGTGATCGCGCGATCCTCTACAGCACCGGATCGCTCGCGTCGTCCATCCTCCACGTCGACACCTCCTCCGGGGAGCCCTGGTTCATGAGGTTCGAAGGCAGCACATACCTGACGATGCGCGTCAGGTCCTCGGACGATCCTTCGGAGATGGGAAGCTGGTCCGCCGAGCTGTTCATGCTGCCGGGATCCTGGGAGTCGCTCGCCGGATACGTCGACCCCGGCGACGAGTACGTGCAGTACCTGGTGAGCCCGACCCAGAACGAGGAGTGGGGAGATCCCGTGGTGACCTCTGTTTCGCTCTCGGACGACATCACCGGGATCGGGGGCGGATCGGAACCGGGATGCCCCGTCATCGCCCCGGCCAATCCCGCAAGAGGCTCGATCTCGCTCATCGTGGCATCCGCCGCGGAAGGGCCTGCGTCCATCGACATCTTCGACATCTCGGGGAGGCTCGTCGATACGATGCTCGAAGGCGTCCTCGGAGCCGGGGAGCGAGTCATCACAGGAGACTCCGACCTGCCCTCGGGATGCTACACGGTCAGATACTCCGTGGACGGCCGCGAGGGGACCCTCCGCATCGTCCTGCTGAGATAG
- a CDS encoding M28 family peptidase — protein MSIIMLSLACILAGDAAPPAQLHVLEGAAPLTEGSVLVFRGAGFRLAIGPAPAGSLVLDPEAGAPDDYAAIMGEYLRSPLACSDYGSVLYERDGVSFVRLDPGRTAALTEATVRLRPLVERPVRPELPRSVSFDPWVEQIVASVSEDSIISIIGRLERFESRYWSNDSFPAARDWAIARLESMGYEVEVQEFFVDSPGVSQNLIVTIPGTVYPDRYWMIGGHLDSGHNPYEVFPGADDNASGSVTALEAARTMLPYQFEYTVKIALWGAEEAGLVGSGFYAAEAAAAGDSIMGYVNLDMILYGPVIGPSSFDIVRVYYNDSSAAFSDLYDQSTDLYVPDLERIYTYATIGGSDHLSFWANGFTAIDLYESMLGENPYYHRYDDLIANYLEFFPFGTNVARSAVACIAALAVPVGLGIGEGPGRSVAVSVSPSPAASVVLVQTSGFGPVQASVTLYDLAGREVGSAVLDEGGGVELGVSSLQPGVYLVRVAEGDGPTGTARLVVCR, from the coding sequence ATGAGCATCATCATGCTGTCTCTGGCCTGCATCCTCGCAGGAGATGCTGCACCGCCTGCGCAGCTCCATGTACTGGAGGGCGCCGCTCCCCTGACCGAAGGGAGTGTCCTGGTCTTCCGCGGCGCCGGGTTCCGCCTGGCCATAGGCCCTGCTCCCGCGGGGAGCCTCGTGCTCGACCCCGAAGCCGGGGCGCCCGATGATTACGCCGCTATCATGGGCGAATACCTGCGAAGCCCGCTCGCCTGCAGCGACTATGGCTCCGTCCTGTACGAGAGGGATGGCGTCAGCTTCGTCAGGCTCGATCCGGGGCGGACCGCAGCTCTCACCGAAGCCACCGTCAGGCTGAGGCCCCTCGTGGAAAGGCCGGTAAGGCCGGAGCTGCCCCGGAGCGTGTCGTTCGATCCGTGGGTGGAGCAGATCGTGGCATCGGTGAGCGAGGACTCGATCATCTCCATCATCGGAAGGCTCGAGCGGTTCGAGAGCAGGTACTGGAGCAACGATTCGTTCCCGGCGGCGCGCGACTGGGCGATCGCAAGGCTCGAGAGCATGGGTTACGAGGTCGAGGTGCAGGAATTCTTCGTCGACTCGCCCGGGGTGTCGCAGAACCTCATCGTCACGATCCCCGGAACGGTGTACCCGGACAGGTACTGGATGATCGGAGGCCACCTCGATTCCGGGCACAATCCCTACGAAGTGTTCCCGGGTGCCGATGACAATGCATCCGGATCCGTGACGGCGCTCGAGGCGGCACGTACGATGCTGCCCTACCAGTTCGAGTACACGGTGAAGATCGCGCTGTGGGGGGCGGAGGAGGCCGGGCTCGTGGGCAGCGGGTTCTATGCAGCCGAAGCAGCGGCCGCGGGTGACTCCATCATGGGATACGTCAACCTGGACATGATCCTCTACGGCCCGGTGATCGGACCGAGCAGCTTCGACATCGTGAGAGTCTACTACAACGACTCTTCAGCCGCGTTCAGCGACCTGTACGACCAGTCCACCGATCTCTACGTCCCCGACCTGGAGAGGATCTACACCTATGCGACTATCGGCGGCAGCGATCACTTATCGTTCTGGGCGAACGGCTTCACCGCGATAGACCTGTACGAGAGCATGCTAGGCGAGAATCCGTACTACCACAGGTATGACGACCTTATCGCGAACTACCTCGAGTTCTTCCCGTTCGGCACGAACGTGGCGAGGAGCGCGGTAGCCTGCATAGCTGCGCTTGCCGTCCCTGTGGGCCTGGGGATCGGAGAGGGGCCGGGCCGTTCCGTGGCAGTCAGCGTCTCTCCTTCGCCGGCGGCATCTGTCGTTCTGGTTCAGACCTCGGGGTTCGGACCTGTTCAGGCTTCAGTGACCCTGTACGACCTCGCGGGCCGGGAGGTCGGGTCGGCTGTGCTCGACGAGGGAGGCGGGGTCGAGTTAGGCGTGTCATCCCTGCAGCCCGGGGTCTACCTGGTGAGGGTGGCTGAAGGGGACGGTCCGACCGGCACGGCCAGGCTGGTGGTCTGCCGGTGA